From the genome of Vicinamibacterales bacterium:
TCACCGTCAGGCAGCCGCTGCTGCTCACCGAGACCGCCGAGAAGTTCGACGTGCTCTGCACCGTCGCCGGCGGCGGGGTGGCGGGACAGGCCGGCGCCGTCCGGCTCGGTATCGCGAGGGCGCTCTGCTCGTTCGACCTCGAACTGCGGGGACGCCTGAAGAAGGACGGCCTGCTCACGCGTGATGCGCGGGCCAAGGAACGCAAGAAGTACGGGCTGGCCGGCGCGCGCAAGCGCTTCCAGTTCAGCAAGCGCTAAACGACGAAAGGACGGAGGACGCTTGACCCCACTCGCGATGAAGGACCTGCTCGAGGCTGGTGTGCACTTCGGGCACCAGACGAAGCGCTGGAACCCCAAGATGAAGCCGTACATCTTCGGGGAACGCAGCGGCATCTACATCCTGGACCTCGGCAAGACCGTGAAGCTCTTTCGCGAAGCGGAGGACTACGTC
Proteins encoded in this window:
- the rpsI gene encoding 30S ribosomal protein S9, which translates into the protein MAALQYYATGRRKTSTARVFLRPGSGAITVNHREITDFFPTESLRITVRQPLLLTETAEKFDVLCTVAGGGVAGQAGAVRLGIARALCSFDLELRGRLKKDGLLTRDARAKERKKYGLAGARKRFQFSKR